GTAATTCCTGCGACAGGATTGAGCTGAATCGCGTCGGCCCGGCGCTGTTGCTCGGACGCAGGCTGAGCTTCGCGGTGGCCGTGACCCTGCTGGCGACCGCGGCGAGCATGAACCACGGGCAGCGGTACGGGCGCGGGTGGATGGACGGCGACTGCTACGTGGCCAGGAACGGCGTgttcggcgccgccgcggccctggTCGTCCTCACGGCGCTCACCACCATCGGCCTCGCCTTCACCACCGaaccgaccgcggccgcggcggccatggcgccagCGCCCGCATCTCCCGCCGCGGCACCGGACGCATGCGCGAGCAGGACGCATCTGGAAGCCGCAGCAGCAGACGCCGAACAACCGGGCGGGCGATCCAAGCAATGACCAGTGAGGCAGGCTGGCTGGCTGGACGGGGGCGGAccagccggaggcggcggctagtgAGCGGCAATGTTGGCGGCGCAAACGGCCGCGCTGCGTGGGGGGCGCAAGTGGGCTCGCTGGCCGGGGGGGCATCGGAAAAGTGGGAGGCGGCCGCGGTGGGGCCGCGGGAGCGCATGCATATACGCTGCCGCCGGTTGGTTGGATATTTAGCAGCCGCCAGCTGGGACAGAGGTGCATAATTACTGTCCCCATTACTGACCCGATTACTGACACGACAGTGTGCAGCATGTAAATGATGGTAGCAACAAGTCCTTGCAAAATGCAAAGATAAATCGTACAGAAATTTCATTTTTGTTCTTTGTTGTTGAGTGTTTGTTTCATGTTTCTGTGCACAACAACTTGATGCTAGTGGGCATGTTCAGCTAATCAGCTCGGTGCCTCTATTATGGCTGAATCTGGACGCTGTACTCTGTGTAGACAAACCGGTTATAATAATGTACATTCAGAAGAACATTATTTAGTCGAGCTCAACAGCTTTTGAAAATGTTCGCCAGGACAGTGATATTTGTGAAAAGggaaaagtctgtttttcaaccctgaaTTATCACGATCTTGGCCCttaaactacgaaaccggacatcctacacctccaactaacgaaaccgtttgaaaaacaaccctggcTCAGCCAAATGCGgctttgctacagtaaaatttccgaatttctgaaatttcacacctctctcaattaaataataaagaaagtatagttaatattgtctaaaaatcatgatatttttttgggaggtagatcaaaagacaaggaatctattttagctagatgtgctacaatagacataaaggaatttgaattataaaattttaaaaataggtagaattcaaaattccttgaatttttaggtcagctaaacctatgataaaaatgcattaaaaatatgaaaattcataattttttatttagtttagttaggtactttttattggcccaagttctatagaaaattcataaattaaaatttgaggaatcaaatttgattcaaatttgagcattgcgaaggaattcaaaaactttcataaaaacttgggccaataaaaaaataccttattaaactaaataaaaaattatgaattatcatatttttattttatttttatcaaaggtttagctaacccaaaaattcaagaaattttgaattctacccatttttaaaattttataattcaaatttcattatgtttaatgtatcacatctagccaaaataaattccttgtctttttatctacctcccaaaaaaatatcatgatttttagacaatattaactatgctttctttcttatttaattgagagaggtgtgaaattccagaaatttgaaaatgttactgtagcaatacCGCCCTCAAAACAACTTGCTACAGTGTTCTAGGGGTGATTCAGACGGTTTTGCCAGTTCGAGGGCCTAggttacccggtttcgtagtaGGAGGTTGAAGAACGGACTTCTTGACTAGTTCGAGAttgtaaaatagacttatccctTGTGAAAAAAGTGTTCTCCCATTCTTTACCTGAATCTCACCGATGAACTGACAGTAActggagaagaaaagaagaggatAAGAAGACAAAGGATGGCATCACTAACAATAGGAGAAAGGGTAACGCGCACGTAGAGGTGGTAAAGGgctcaaaattttaaactagaaAATATAAGGCCCGGGTCCTAAAAAGActgggctctaatcttatacaattttaaactaaataatttaaaaatcttgttgggctgtgaagatgTCACTATGGCCAtggtccattaccacccctaagcACACGTTGGGCTAGACGGATCGTTGAGTAGACAGTCAAATTCTTCTCGAAAAACTGCATTTTTCCTATAAAATGGCATCACCTGTTCAAAGGTAGCCATAGGGCAGTCTCCAGGTCAGGATCGGGCGCGCCCGGCGTCCCAGGTCCAACCCGTCCAACAAAGCGAGCGACCTATGCGATGCAGAAGAGAAGATGAAACCACCTGTGCAGTTTCGTCCGGTTGTAAAAGCTGCATGCGATGCAACCTTGAAATGGTGACCTGCAGGGCGGCGTAGCAGAGGTATGGGGCGACTAGTTTATGGTTTCAAATGAACAGAACATTCCACGTGATTCTCCGGCTCCGCTGGAAACAGAGTGGACGTGTGCTGGCCACATGCCCGTGCGCGCGTCGGCCGTCAGCACTCAGCAGCAGTGTCAACTGTCAAGGTTTGCCGAAGCAGTAGGCCTGAAAATTCACAGATAGGCCAA
This window of the Panicum virgatum strain AP13 chromosome 1K, P.virgatum_v5, whole genome shotgun sequence genome carries:
- the LOC120649346 gene encoding protein MODIFYING WALL LIGNIN-1-like translates to MEKGTRGVSCRAAICGIVALLSATAFACSVAAEFRKVKAKDVKLDGSLCSLPRSSAFELGVAAIAFLLVAQLVGTSAAVTTAYAAAPKKSAAARGRLAFVALLAFSWLSFAVAVTLLATAASMNHGQRYGRGWMDGDCYVARNGVFGAAAALVVLTALTTIGLAFTTEPTAAAAAMAPAPASPAAAPDACASRTHLEAAAADAEQPGGRSKQ